A genomic stretch from Microplitis mediator isolate UGA2020A chromosome 10, iyMicMedi2.1, whole genome shotgun sequence includes:
- the LOC130676359 gene encoding uncharacterized protein LOC130676359 — protein sequence MKRLSQNPELQSQYTTFLNEYESLGHMTRVSSTAPEPSHVYYLPHHCVVREDSETTKLRVVFNGSSKTSSASSLNDNLHIGPSLQAKICDVLLYLRSHRYIFLTDIVKMFRQILIHPDDRDYQRILWTENGLTVAYQLNTVTYGTRPAPYLAGRALKQLLIDEGSQYPLAVKPFQKGSYVDDIGGGADNLSDLNDIANNVEALCNLGCFPLAKWKSNHPQFSKISSSLSPEDSHSFSDNISKILGLSWNCQEDVLTFTGKTSQTLSITKRTITSEAAQLFDPLGLISPVIVKAKIIIQDLWLQKVDWDDSLSPELVHRWKTFRDELPQLSHLRIPRWINLIPNSSSIEIHGFSDASQVAMSAVIYLRVCQPGEQTIISLICSKTKVAPLKRLTIPRLELSAALLLSKLASHVSFTLQLSRVPTYLWTDSSTTLAWVTSEPTRWKEFVKNRVEAIQQHSPDAHWRYISGKQNPADCASRGLTASQLINHQLWWSGPSWLADPPSQWPSHHVLSSTTYETEQVNSEMRPCKSHVSTSPPLMPLSSLIHSWTTLTALLRRTATVFRAISCFKKVPGSSLSISPLTPAELQSALIHWIKSTQQECFSSEISSLSQGSTLKKSHCFTRLTAFIDQAGVIRVGGRLQNSALDTDSKHPAILPKDCLLSRLIISDSHLRTLHGGTQLTLSHVRKKCWIIGGRAPIKNFIHRCLTCARMQGVRSQQLMGQLPSHRVSPSLVFENTGVDHAGPVSLKFFQGRGTRCYKGWIAVFVCLSTSAVHLEVVTDYSSEGFLKAFRRFTSRRGICRTLRSDCGTNFKGADLILKQLLTGALKESSHLQQHLANDRTQWSFNPPGAPHMGGKWEAAVKSIKYHLQRTIADTLLTYEDFSTFLIQVEAVLNSRPLSALSEDPDDLTALTPGHFIRGAAINTIPEPNLTAISTSRLSHLQHIQERLQHFWDRWSTECLQSHQSISKWNTSHHDIAVGSLVLLSNERYPPTKWPLARVIQLHPGADGLIRVVTLKTASTTLKRPISKLVLLPVSSTTEDSHKLSHFSNE from the coding sequence ATGAAGCGTCTTTCTCAAAATCCAGAACTTCAAAGTCAATATACTACCTTTCTCAACGAGTATGAATCACTTGGACACATGACTCGAGTCTCATCTACGGCGCCTGAACCTTCTCATGTATATTATTTACCTCATCATTGCGTTGTTCGCGAAGACAGCGAAACCACAAAGTTGAGGGTAGTGTTCAATGGTTCAAGCAAAACATCATCAGCCAGTTCTCTCAATGATAATCTGCATATCGGCCCAAGTCTTCAAGCAAAGATCTGTGATGTACTGCTGTACCTCAGAAGTCACAGATACATCTTTTTGACGGACATCGTGAAGATGTTTCGTCAAATTCTCATTCACCCTGATGACAGGGATTATCAGCGCATTCTCTGGACTGAAAATGGTCTCACTGTGGCCTACCAACTCAACACCGTCACATATGGCACTCGACCAGCACCATATCTTGCTGGCCGAGCTCTCAAACAACTTCTCATCGACGAAGGGTCTCAATATCCACTAGCAGTGAAACCCTTTCAAAAAGGCAGTTACGTTGACGACATCGGCGGCGGTGCCGACAATCTCAGCGATCTCAACGACATTGCAAATAATGTCGAAGCACTTTGCAATCTAGGTTGCTTTCCACTAGCTAAATGGAAGAGCAACCACCCTCAGTTCAGCAAAATCTCATCATCTCTTAGTCCAGAAGATTCTCATTCATTCTCAGACAACATCTCAAAGATCTTGGGTCTCTCATGGAATTGTCAAGAAGACGTTCTCACATTCACTGGCAAGACGTCTCAAACTCTCAGCATAACCAAGCGCACCATCACCTCAGAGGCTGCTCAGCTATTTGACCCTCTGGGTTTAATCTCACCAGTAATTGTAAAGGCAAAAATCATCATCCAGGACCTTTGGCTGCAAAAGGTTGACTGGGATGATTCACTCTCACCAGAGCTGGTTCACCGATGGAAAACTTTCCGCGATGAACTACCTCAACTTTCTCATCTCAGAATTCCTCGATGGATTAATCTCATCCCAAATTCATCTAGCATCGAGATTCACGGGTTTTCTGACGCATCTCAAGTGGCAATGTCTGCAGTCATTTATCTCAGAGTCTGTCAACCTGGCGAACAGACTATCATCTCTCTCATCTGCTCTAAAACTAAAGTCGCACCACTCAAACGTCTCACAATTCCTCGACTCGAACTCTCAGCTGCATTATTGCTCTCAAAACTGGCATCTCATGTCTCATTTACGCTGCAATTATCTCGTGTTCCAACTTATTTATGGACCGACTCATCAACCACACTTGCCTGGGTTACCAGTGAACCAACAAGATGGAAAGAATTCGTCAAGAATCGAGTTGAAGCGATCCAGCAACATTCTCCAGATGCACACTGGAGATACATCTCAGGAAAACAAAACCCGGCTGACTGTGCATCCAGGGGTCTAACCGCATCTCAGCTCATCAACCATCAGTTATGGTGGTCAGGACCCAGCTGGCTAGCTGATCCTCCCTCTCAATGGCCATCTCATCATGTTCTCAGTTCAACTACATATGAAACAGAGCAAGTAAACTCAGAAATGAGACCTTGCAAGTCTCATGTCTCAACTAGTCCACCTCTCATGCCACTATCATCTCTCATTCACTCATGGACTACCCTCACAGCTCTACTACGGCGTACTGCAACAGTATTCAGAGCAATCTCATGTTTTAAGAAAGTACCTGGGTCATCTCTCAGCATCTCACCTCTCACACCTGCTGAATTACAATCAGCTCTCATCCATTGGATTAAATCAACACAGCAGGAATGTTTCTCATCCGAAATCTCATCATTATCTCAAGGCAGTACTCTCAAGAAATCTCACTGTTTCACCCGTCTCACCGCATTCATCGATCAAGCTGGTGTAATCCGAGTCGGTGGACGTCTTCAAAATTCAGCATTGGATACTGACAGCAAGCATCCAGCAATCCTTCCCAAGGATTGTCTGCTCTCACGTCTCATCATCTCAGACTCTCATCTACGCACTTTGCACGGAGGTACCCAGCTTACTTTATCTCATGTCCGCAAGAAGTGTTGGATAATTGGTGGACGAGCTCCAATTAAAAACTTCATCCATCGCTGTCTCACCTGCGCACGAATGCAGGGAGTCAGATCTCAACAGCTCATGGGTCAACTTCCATCTCATCGGGTCTCACCATCTCTCGTCTTCGAGAACACTGGAGTCGATCACGCCGGTCCAGTGTCTCTGAAGTTCTTTCAAGGACGCGGTACCAGATGCTACAAGGGCTGGATCGCTGTCTTTGTCTGTCTGTCAACGTCAGCCGTTCATTTGGAGGTTGTCACTGACTACTCCAGTGAAGGCTTTCTCAAGGCATTCCGCCGCTTCACTAGTCGACGGGGAATTTGCCGCACACTTCGAAGTGACTGTGGAACAAACTTCAAGGGTGCTGATCTCATTCTCAAGCAACTTCTCACCGGCGCTCTCAAGGAATCATCTCATCTACAGCAGCATCTCGCCAATGATAGAACCCAGTGGTCATTCAACCCACCTGGAGCTCCTCATATGGGAGGAAAATGGGAGGCTGcagtaaaatcaataaaatatcatctTCAGCGAACCATTGCTGACACACTTCTCACCTACGAAGATTTCTCAACCTTTCTCATACAAGTTGAAGCAGTTCTCAATTCTCGTCCTCTCAGCGCACTCTCAGAGGATCCGGACGATCTCACTGCTCTCACGCCCGGACATTTCATCCGAGGTGCTGCCATCAATACCATTCCGGAACCTAATCTCACCGCAATCTCAACCTCAAGATTATCTCATCTGCAACATATTCAAGAACGCTTACAGCATTTCTGGGACCGGTGGTCCACAGAATGTTTACAATCTCATCAATCGATCTCGAAATGGAACACTTCTCATCACGACATCGCAGTTGGATCACTTGTCTTGCTTTCAAACGAGCGGTATCCACCAACAAAATGGCCGCTCGCCCGTGTCATCCAACTACATCCCGGTGCCGATGGTCTCATCAGAGTGGTTACTCTCAAAACTGCATCAACCACTCTCAAAAGGCCAATAAGCAAACTAGTGCTATTGCCCGTCTCATCTACCACGGAAGATTCTCATAAACTGTCTCACTTCTCCAACGAGTAG
- the LOC130676358 gene encoding uncharacterized protein LOC130676358, which translates to MFRQILIHPGDRDYQRILWTENGLTLAYQLNTVTYGTRPAPYLAGRALKQLLIDEGSQYSLAVEPFQKGSYVDDIGGGADNLSDLNDIANNVETLCNLGCFPLAKWKSNHPQFSKISSSLSPEDSHSFSDHISKILGLSWNCQEDVLTFTCKISQTLSITKRTITSEAARLFDPLGSISPVIVKAKIIIQDLWLQKVDWDDALSPELVHRWKTFRDELPQLSHLRIPRWINLIPNSSSIEIHGFSDTSQAAMSAVICLRVCQPGEQTIISLICSKTKVAPLKRLTIPRLELSAALLLSKLASHVSSTLQLSHVPTYLWTDSSTTLAWVTSEPTRWKEFVKNRVEAIQYHSPDAHWRYISGKQNPADCASRGLTASQLINHQLWWPGPSWLADPPSQWPSHHVLSSVADETEQVNSEIRLCKSHVFTSPPLMPLSFLIHSWTTLTALLRRTATVFRAISCFKKVPGSTLSISPLTPAKLQSALIHWIKSTQQEYFSSEISALSQGNTLKKSHCFTRLTAFIDQAGVIRVGGRLQNSSLDADSKHPPILPKDCTFSRLIISDSHLRTLHGGTRLTLSHVRKKSCIIGGRASIKNFIHRCLTCARMRGVRSQQLMGQLPSHRVSLSLVFENTGVDYAGPVSLKFFQGRGTRCYKGWIAVFVCLSTSAVHLEVVTDYSSEGFLKAFRRFTSRRGICRTLRSDCGTNFKGADLILKQLLTSALKESSHLQQHLANDGTQWSFNPPGAPHMGGKWDAAVKSIKYHLQRTIADTLLTYEDFSTFLIQFEAVLNSRPLSALSEDPDDLTALTPGHFIRGATINTIPEPNLTAISTSWLSHLQNIQERLQHFWDRWSTECLQSHQSISK; encoded by the coding sequence ATGTTTCGCCAAATTCTCATTCACCCTGGTGACAGGGACTATCAGCGCATTCTCTGGACAGAGAACGGTCTCACTCTGGCTTATCAACTCAACACCGTCACATATGGCACTCGACCAGCACCATATCTTGCTGGCCGAGCTCTCAAACAACTTCTCATCGACGAAGGGTCTCAATATTCATTAGCAGTGGAACCCTTTCAAAAGGGTAGCTACGTCGACGACATCGGCGGCGGTGCTGACAATCTCAGCGATCTCAACGACATTGCAAATAATGTCGAGACACTTTGCAACTTAGGTTGCTTTCCACTAGCTAAATGGAAAAGCAATCATCCTCAGTTCAGCAAAATCTCATCCTCACTCAGTCCAGAAGATTCTCATTCATTCTCAGACCATATCTCAAAAATCTTGGGTCTCTCATGGAATTGTCAAGAAGATGTTCTCACGTTTACTTGCAAGATTTCTCAGACTCTCAGCATCACCAAGCGCACTATCACCTCAGAGGCTGCTAGATTATTTGACCCTCTGGGCTCAATCTCACCAGTAATTGTCAAGGCAAAAATCATCATACAGGACCTTTGGCTACAAAAGGTCGACTGGGATGATGCACTCTCACCAGAGTTAGTTCACCGATGGAAGACTTTCCGCGATGAACTTCCTCAACTCTCTCATCTCAGAATTCCTCGATGGATCAATCTCATCCCAAATTCATCTAGCATCGAGATTCACGGGTTTTCTGACACATCTCAAGCTGCAATGTCTGCAGTAATATGTCTCAGAGTCTGTCAACCTGGCGAACAGACTATCATCTCTCTCATCTGCTCAAAAACTAAAGTAGCACCACTCAAACGTCTCACGATTCCTCGACTCGAACTCTCAGCTGCATTATTGCTCTCAAAACTGGCATCTCATGTCTCATCGACGCTTCAATTATCTCATGTTCCAACTTATCTGTGGACTGACTCATCAACAACACTTGCTTGGGTGACCAGTGAACCTACAAGATGGAAAGAATTCGTCAAGAATCGAGTTGAAGCGATCCAGTACCATTCTCCAGATGCACACTGGAGATACATCTCAGGAAAACAGAACCCGGCTGACTGTGCATCCAGGGGTCTAACAGCATCTCAGCTCATCAACCATCAGTTATGGTGGCCAGGACCCAGCTGGCTAGCTGATCCTCCCTCTCAATGGCCATCTCATCATGTTCTCAGTTCAGTAGCAGATGAAACAGAGCAAGTAAACTCAGAAATAAGACTTTGCAAGTCTCATGTCTTTACTAGTCCACCTCTCATGCCACTATCATTTCTCATTCACTCATGGACTACACTCACAGCTCTACTACGTCGTACTGCAACAGTATTCAGAGCAATCTCATGTTTCAAAAAAGTACCTGGTTCAACACTCAGCATCTCACCTCTCACTCCTGCTAAATTACAATCAGCTCTCATCCATTGGATTAAATCAACGCAGCAGGAATATTTCTCATCAGAAATCTCAGCATTATCTCAAGGCAATACTCTCAAGAAATCTCACTGTTTCACCCGTCTCACCGCATTCATCGATCAAGCTGGCGTAATCAGAGTCGGTGGACGTCTTCAAAATTCATCATTGGATGCTGACAGCAAGCATCCACCAATCCTTCCCAAGGATTGTACGTTCTCACGTCTCATCATCTCAGACTCTCATCTACGCACTTTGCACGGAGGTACCCGTCTTACTTTATCTCATGTTCGCAAGAAGAGTTGTATAATTGGTGGACGAGCTTCAATTAAAAACTTCATCCATCGCTGTCTCACCTGCGCACGAATGCGGGGAGTCAGATCTCAACAACTCATGGGTCAACTTCCATCTCATCGGGTCTCACTATCTCTCGTCTTCGAGAACACTGGAGTCGATTACGCCGGTCCAGTGTCTCTGAAGTTCTTTCAAGGACGCGGTACTAGATGCTACAAAGGCTGGATCGCTGTCTTTGTCTGTCTCTCAACATCAGCCGTTCATTTGGAGGTCGTCACTGACTACTCCAGTGAAGGCTTTCTCAAGGCATTCCGCCGCTTCACTAGTCGACGGGGAATTTGCCGCACACTTCGAAGTGACTGTGGGACAAACTTCAAGGGTGCTGATCTCATTCTCAAGCAACTTCTCACCAGTGCTCTCAAGGAATCATCTCATCTCCAGCAGCATCTCGCCAATGACGGAACCCAGTGGTCATTTAACCCACCTGGGGCTCCTCATATGGGAGGAAAATGGGATGCTGCAGTGAAATCAATAAAGTATCATCTTCAGCGAACCATCGCTGATACCCTTCTCACCTACGAAGACTTCTCAACTTTTCTCATTCAATTTGAAGCTGTTCTCAATTCTCGTCCTCTCAGCGCACTCTCAGAGGATCCGGACGATCTCACTGCTCTCACGCCCGGACATTTCATCCGTGGTGCTACCATCAACACCATTCCGGAACCTAATCTCACTGCAATCTCAACCTCATGGCTATCTCATCTGCAGAATATACAAGAACGCTTGCAGCATTTCTGGGACCGGTGGTCTACAGAATGCTTACAATCTCATCAATCGATCTCAAAATGA